The proteins below are encoded in one region of Ascochyta rabiei chromosome 21, complete sequence:
- a CDS encoding assembly of actin patch protein has protein sequence MYRVKAVYDYASPHDDDLSFANGQIITVTEEEDADWYVGEYTDDAGTKHEGLFPRNFVERYEPQPPPRPNRASRHQPLDPPPAEPAPPTPVVPQQKLEPGPEPEQEPLPEPEQDQQPVQHDAPRASKPQPPPLQVPPTESKAGPSPLSPLSPRSAQAQSQAQSIKSPEDVQSPAEASRAAAAAKKAPPPIAAKSNAFRDRIAAFNQPAAAPIQPFKSAAPPPTFVKKPFVAPPPSRNAYVPPPKEAPQLKTYRREEDPDVADRQAQDQEAAEKSGLTGSTAPATNEAEEGPKLSLKERIALLQKQQQEQAERAAAALHKEKPKRPAQRKRLESHEGLAEDSEDTDLEKVVSAGSTTRASTDHAHPPRPPHDFKAPESHQHDREILSDANDADHSGAGETEDQDGDSTSVEGDEKRSLTHQPPLPSRAPAAPAGEPNLGDEQDVANEDEDEDEDEEDEMDAETRRKLELRERMAKMSGGMGMPGMFGGIPMGGLPPKKKKSTGDKKVDESEEPHVPQQRVAMFPMPGMPSVKSPEQENRQLAVEKEDEAYHPVTGTHAADEVPDVEDVTPKAISRTPTGESAPHTPHDRRPAPPPVPSAERSAPPVPGASRPIPPPLPSIASPGPGSESGDELTDAGAHAMSPRSPPPPFPAPSKRASYFNGEDQTPDSPDRRVPPIPLASPTSPSSTRLPPPPPPTAAPPAHRAELPSRKLDRNEGETDYEGDYDTDIASGDTHKDALKSHAREQSLDASTMGGSPVIPHGIPPLPPTAPRAVPPPPPHHPQSRPSMDAPRGAPPLPPVPPPTRALGEDDEDYDPYRYTAPPAISPPAGAPPVPRGMPPPPQSQPPPPQSRPPPPMPPAAPPIPQHQQAESSEDDDLYEAPPPRKSHDRPPPPPPQAPPHQHAPPPLPQDRAPPPPPPHAPPPTHAPPLPQVPPPQERATFPQPTEAQPRSSISARKSLDVGRTLQSRVSMDQQRPQLSQDFMASDIDLGASSHWWTQPKTLPPSLQARKDVLVDLQESQSGGVVEKLVSVLFMDYSQTIVSARFDSSNASDVELEQRQEPPPPRLRPDQLESAYEQFGRRIAKDAESKQSSVVGNGTPYGFVDELLKLHKDALAPVSTRAYGALVYANLANASTQSFDEIRPGDIVTFRNAKFQGKVGAMHAKYAVDVGKPDHVGVVVEWDGSKKKVRVWEQGREHKKVKPESFRMGDLRSGEVRVWRVMSRSWVGWN, from the exons ATGTACCGAGTCAAGGCCGTCTACGACTACGCGTCGCCCCACGACGACGATCTGAGCTTCGCCAATGGCCAGATCATCACCGTCacagaggaggaggacgccGACTGGTACGTCGGCGAGTACACCGACGACGCCGGCACCAAGCACGAGGGCCTCTTCCCCCGCAACTTCGTCGAGAGGTACGAGCCGCAACCCCCGCCGCGGCCCAACCGGGCATCGCGACACCAGCCATTGGACCCCCCGCCCGCAGAGCCCGCACCGCCCACGCCTGTCGTCCCGCAACAGAAACTCGAGCCTGGGCCTGAGCCGGAGCAGGAGCCGCTGCCGGAGCCGGAGCAGGACCAGCAGCCTGTGCAGCACGACGCGCCTCGAGCTTCCAAGCCCCAGCCTCCGCCGCTGCAGGTGCCTCCCACAGAGTCCAAGGCCGGGCCATCGCCTCTATCGCCCCTCTCACCTCGCTCTGCGCAGGCCCAGAGCCAGGCCCAAAGCATCAAGTCGCCCGAGGACGTGCAGTCTCCAGCCGAAGCCTCCCGGGCGGCTGCCGCTGCGAAAAAGGCACCCCCGCCCATTGCCGCAAAGTCAAACGCTTTCCGCGACCGCATTGCTGCCTTCAACCAGCCCGCCGCTGCTCCCATCCAGCCCTTCAAGTCAGCAGCCCCGCCGCCCACCTTCGTCAAGAAGCCCTTCGTCGCACCTCCGCCGAGCCGCAACGCCTACGTCCCTCCCCCCAAGGAGGCCCCGCAACTCAAGACGTACAGGCGTGAGGAAGACCCGGACGTGGCCGATCGTCAGGCCCAGGACCAGGAGGCCGCTGAAAAGTCGGGTCTGACCGGCAGCACCGCCCCAGCCACAAACGAGGCCGAGGAAGGGCCCAAGCTGAGTCTGAAGGAGCGCATTGCCCTCCTccagaagcagcagcaggaacAGGCCGAGCGAGCCGCGGCTGCCCTGCACAAGGAAAAGCCCAAGCGACCCGCCCAGCGGAAGCGGCTGGAGTCGCACGAAGGCCTGGCGGAAGACAGCGAAGACACCGACCTCGAGAAGGTGGTCAGCGCAGGCTCCACCACGCGTGCCTCCACCGACCACGCCCACCCTCCTCGGCCGCCGCACGACTTCAAGGCCCCAGAGTCGCACCAACACGATCGCGAGATCCTCAGTGACGCCAATGACGCCGATCACTCCGGCGCCGGCGAGACCGAAGACCAAGATGGCGACTCCACCAGCGTCGAGGGCGACGAAAAGCGATCCCTCACCCATCAGCCACCGCTTCCGTCGAGAGCGCCTGCTGCACCTGCGGGAGAGCCCAATCTCGGCGACGAGCAGGACGTTGCAAAtgaagacgaggacgaggacgaggacgaggaagacGAAATGGACGCAGAGACGAGGCGCAAGCTAGAGCTGCGAGAGCGCATGGCCAAGATGAGCGGTGGCATGGGCATGCCTGGAATGTTTGGCGGCATTCCCATGGGCGGTCTCCCccccaagaagaagaagtcgaCCGGCGACAAGAAGGTGGACGAGAGCGAAGAACCCCACGTGCCGCAGCAGCGAGTTGCCATGTTTCCTATGCCCGGCATGCCCTCTGTCAAAAGCCCAGAGCAGGAGAACAGACAGCTGGCCGTTGAGAAAGAGGACGAGGCCTACCACCCGGTGACGGGGACGCATGCAGCCGACGAGGTACCAGACGTTGAGGACGTGACGCCAAAAGCAATCTCAAGGACACCCACAGGCGAGAGCGCTCCCCACACCCCACACGATA GACGGCCGGCTCCTCCACCTGTACCAAGCGCTGAACGCTCAGCGCCTCCAGTGCCTGGCGCCT CTCGACCGATCCCACCGCCTCTACCATCCATCGCTTCTCCAGGCCCAGGTTCAGAGTCTGGTGACGAGTTGACGGATGCCGGTGCACATGCAATGTCCCCCAGGAGCCCACCTCCTCCATTCCCAGCACCCTCGAAGCGTGCTTCCTACTTCAACGGGGAGGATCAGACACCAGACTCGCCGGACAGACGTGTGCCCCCTATTCCCCTGGCGAGTCCAACTTCACCATCCTCTACTCGGCTGCcacctcctccacctcccACGGCAGCGCCTCCTGCGCATCGCGCTGAGCTCCCGTCCAGGAAGCTCGACCGTAACGAGGGTGAAACGGACTACGAAGGCGATTACGATACCGACATTGCCTCGGGAGACACCCACAAGGATGCCCTGAAGTCCCACGCCCGCGAGCAGAGCCTGGACGCTAGTACCATGGGTGGATCACCTGTCATACCGCATGGTATCCCGCCGCTGCCTCCAACGGCCCCTCGTGCTGTACCTCCCCCTCCACCACACCATCCCCAGAGTAGACCCTCTATGGATGCTCCTCGCGGGGCACCTCCTCTTCCACCTGTACCGCCACCTACTCGTGCCTTGGGTGAGGACGATGAGGACTACGACCCTTACCGGTACACAGCTCCTCCTGCGATCTCCCCGCCCGCTGGAGCACCGCCTGTACCAAGGGGAATGCCCCCTCCCCCTCAGAGCCAGCCGCCCCCACCCCAAAGCCGTCCGCCACCACCCATGCCGCCAGCGGCGCCTCCGATCCCGCAACACCAACAGGCCGAATCATCCGAAGATGATGACTTGTACGAAGCCCCCCCTCCCAGAAAATCCCACGACCGGCCCCCACCACCGCCTCCTCAAGCACCACCTCACCAGCACGCACCTCCGCCGCTACCTCAAGATCGagcgccgccaccgccgccaccacaTGCTCCGCCTCCAACACATGCCCCTCCTCTACCGCAAGTACCGCCCCCTCAGGAGCGCGCCACCTTCCCACAACCCACGGAAGCTCAACCTCGTTCATCAATCAGCGCCAGAAAATCTCTGGACGTGGGCCGCACATTGCAAAGTCGAGTGTCTATGGATCAGCAGCGCCCTCAGCTCAGTCAAGACTTCATGGCCAGCGACATTGACCTAGGTGCTTCGAGTCATTGGTGGACTCAGCCGAAGACGCTCCCACCATCGCTGCAAGCTCGCAAGGATGTGCTCGTCGACCTGCAAGAGTCGCAGTCAGGCGGTGTCGTGGAGAAGCTGGTGTCTGTGCTGTTCATGGACTACTCACAGACCATTGTCTCAGCACGCTTCGACAGCAGCAACGCGTCCGATGTCGAGCTGGAACAGCGTCAAGAACCCCCGCCCCCCCGTCTTCGACCTGACCAACTCGAGAGTGCCTACGAGCAGTTCGGCCGCCGAATCGCAAAGGACGCCGAATCCAAGCAAAGCAGTGTAGTCGGTAACGGCACGCCATACGGCTTCGTCGACGAGCTTCTCAAACTCCACAAAGACGCACTTGCCCCTGTTTCGACCCGCGCCTACGGTGCTCTTGTCTACGCCAACCTGGCCAACGCATCCACACAGTCTTTCGACGAGATCCGCCCAGGCGATATCGTGACCTTCCGCAATGCGAAATTCCAGGGCAAGGTAGGCGCCATGCACGCCAAGTACGCCGTCGACGTAGGAAAGCCTGATCACGTTGGTGTTGTAGTCGAGTGGGATGGCAGCAAGAAGAAGGTGCGTGTTTGGGAACAAGGAAGAGAACACAAGAAAGTCAAGCCTGAGAGCTTCAGGATGGGAGACCTGAGATCTGGTGAGGTCAGGGTTTGGAGGGTCATGAGCAGAAGTTGGGTTGGCTGGAACTGA